A portion of the Musa acuminata AAA Group cultivar baxijiao chromosome BXJ1-1, Cavendish_Baxijiao_AAA, whole genome shotgun sequence genome contains these proteins:
- the LOC135672909 gene encoding uncharacterized GPI-anchored protein At4g28100-like: MSSALSSFLFLLLVPLLLLRVSMLHALPVPDPAPVQVHPATSTAVSSSLPAATIPAFPEQSDVASATCPLDLPSDLLPSVTAACSSPSASGSHLRLPSRSRCCPALAAWLYAAYSPSALAARPLPSAGYDLPALPDDSESCAAGVERAMRDRGVALPRANATCDAAYCYCGVRLRRLACAGGFVADTAAGLWVPAGDGGRRLESDCAQPGLTGCSRCLRSLNQLKAKKQQGSEASGSERKEAATHGRECQLMGVTWLLSRNRTLYLPSATAILRVLMAADAVGSSDPTSCSLSQDAMPLAVGSTQIDGRVDGSSASGSLLLSPFHLLLLALFAVQSLLHPSS; encoded by the exons ATGTCTTCTGCTttgtcttcctttctcttcctcctcctcgttccTCTGTTGTTACTCCGAGTCTCTATGCTGCACGCGCTGCCCGTTCCCGACCCCGCCCCCGTCCAGGTTCACCCGGCCACGTCGACGGCGGTCTCCTCCTCTCTTCCCGCCGCCACCATCCCTGCCTTCCCCGAACAGTCCGACGTCGCCTCTGCCACCTGCCCTCTCGACCTTCCCTCCGACCTTCTCCCTTCCGTCACCGCCGCATGCTCCTCCCCCTCCGCTTCCGGAAGCCACCTCCGCCTCCCCTCCCGATCCCGCTGCTGCCCCGCCCTCGCCGCCTGGCTCTACGCCGCCTACTCTCCTAGCGCCCTCGCCGCCCGCCCTCTGCCTTCCGCCGGCTACGACCTCCCTGCTCTTCCAGACGACTCCGAGTCTTGTGCCGCCGGCGTGGAGCGCGCAATGCGGGACCGCGGGGTGGCGCTCCCGCGCGCCAACGCCACGTGCGACGCCGCCTACTGCTACTGCGGCGTCCGACTCCGGCGTCTCGCGTGCGCCGGAGGGTTCGTGGCGGACACAGCGGCGGGTCTCTGGGTCCCCGCCGGAGACGGCGGGCGTCGTTTGGAGAGCGACTGTGCTCAGCCTGGCCTCACCGGGTGCAGTCGCTGCCTCCGGTCCCTCAATCAG CTGAAGGCGAAAAAGCAGCAGGGCAGCGAGGCGAGCGGATCGGAGAGGAAGGAGGCCGCCACCCATGGCAGGGAATGCCAGCTGATGGGAGTGACGTGGCTCCTCTCCAGGAACCGGACGCTCTACCTCCCGTCCGCTACCGCGATTCTCCGCGTCCTCATGGCGGCCGACGCCGTCGGAAGCTCGGATCCGACCTCCTGCTCGCTCTCACAGGACGCCATGCCGCTCGCCGTCGGCTCTACTCAGATTGATGGCCGCGTCGACGGATCCTCCGCTTCTGGGTCGTTGCTTCTGTCTCCGTTCCATCTCCTGTTGCTGGCTCTGTTCGCCGTCCAATCCCTCCTCCATCCCTCTAGCTAG
- the LOC135672913 gene encoding extensin-like, with protein sequence MGCYPVGKMVCKVLRMCKGWKRHGVATTMADSPPPTYSYAGTEAQHVTFFSGSPVEAVPPEPPFSKHNHEAVISPSPQAEMVQPKEQIRVRLAPEPDRPDESRTPPDHLDASPYPTHKSSARVRFGPGPSPRPNQHEPVPAHPESAYRYVTSPLPRWEEGERRREYFGGEYHYYPTPIREGIYRIATDENRLTAILSEENPNACSIV encoded by the exons atggGTTGCTACCCTGTCGGCAAGATGGTGTGCAAGGTCCTCCGGATGTGCAAAG GGTGGAAGAGGCATGGAGTAGCCACAACAATGGCGGACTCACCACCACCAACATACTCTTACGCTGGAACCGAGGCGCAGCATGTGACGTTCTTCAGTGGTAGCCCTGTCGAAGCAGTGCCACCAGAACCTCCATTCTCAAAGCACAACCATGAGGCCGTGATCTCCCCGTCACCTCAAGCAGAGATGGTCCAGCCCAAGGAACAGATCCGAGTCCGGCTCGCTCCTGAACCGGACCGACCCGATGAGAGCCGCACACCACCGGATCATCTCGACGCTTCACCCTACCCGACCCATAAAAGTTCCGCCCGTGTCCGGTTTGGTCCTGGACCGAGCCCTCGACCGAACCAGCATGAGCCGGTTCCCGCCCATCCCGAGTCAGCTTACCGGTACGTAACGTCGCCGTTGCCGAGATGGGAGGAGGGGGAGCGGCGGCGGGAGTACTTCGGCGGCGAGTACCATTACTATCCTACTCCTATCCGTGAAGGCATCTACCGCATTGCCACCGACGAGAATCGCCTCACCGCCATATTAAGCGAGGAGAACCCAAACGCTTGCAGCATCGTTTGA